The following coding sequences lie in one Capsicum annuum cultivar UCD-10X-F1 chromosome 5, UCD10Xv1.1, whole genome shotgun sequence genomic window:
- the LOC107870060 gene encoding protein SEMI-ROLLED LEAF 2 isoform X2, with translation MNGVSGVMSRQVLPACGSLCFFCPAMRTRSRQPVKRYKKLISDIFPRSQEEEPNDRKIGKLCEYAVKNPFRIPKITKSLEERCYKELRYENFRSAKVVMCIYKKLVVSCKEHMPLFANSLLSILQTLLDQSRENDMLIVGCESLFDFVNNQKDGTYMFHLDGFIPKLCQLAQQIGEEDGAIHLRTVGLKSLSAMVWFMGEYSHVSAEFDNIVSVVLENYPRPRKETQDANQNREDAENPAFWSRVCLHNMAKLGKEATTTRRVLESLFRYFDDDNLWPTESGIAVPILKDMQYTMDASGENPHLLLSILVKHLDHKNVLKQPEMQLDIVQVVTSLAQTTKIHHSMALVIAITDIMRHLRKSIHHTLDDAKMGAELIKWNRLFQESVDECLVELSNKVGDAGPILDVMAVLLENITSIQVVARTTIAAVYRASQIIASMPNLSYQNKAFPEALFHQLLPAMVHPDHETRVGAHRIFSVVLVPSSVSPQKVSEETRLRKAADFSRALSRTVSVFSSSAALFGKLRDQRSSSLENGNLEMEQKGNSGGMLNRIKSTYSVRGSPASVEESTNKPSSEVGPISLRLSSHQIVLLLSSLWVQSISPENMPENYEAIAHTFSLVLLFSRAKNSYREALVQSFQLAFSLRNVALVERGSLPPSRKRSLFVLATSMVVFSSKAYNIPSLIPLVKATLSDKTVDPFLHLVDDSKLQASDSSSVPGKVTYGSKEDDSSAQKRLSEINITDEQSTGSMISLILKSLPNLSDLEMSATREELLKKFSPDDSDSLGTQFFTDAQQRAQQSNSVDLSSIFDDNGPDLFQSGSEQKEQSAVDIPNLLSVNQLLESVLETAQQVGRISVSAEPEFSYKEMAHHCETLMTGKQQKMYNLMNSQHRRDNALIEISENSSVQDKESTSDNQIDNQVKNQLADQKVANVSDKPTQGTVPRHNGAELQSNPESFRLPVSSPYDNFLKAARW, from the exons ATGAACGGAGTCTCAGGTGTGATGTCAAGGCAAGTATTGCCTGCATGTGGAAGCCTTTGTTTCTTCTGCCCTGCGATGCGGACAAGATCAAGGCAGCCTGTTAAGAGGTATAAGAAGTTGATCTCGGACATTTTTCCTCGGTCCCAG GAAGAAgaaccaaatgatagaaaaattggTAAACTTTGTGAATATGCTGTAAAAAATCCTTTTCGAATTCCCAAG ATAACAAAGTCACTTGAGGAGAGGTGTTATAAGGAATTGAGATACGAGAATTTTCGATCAGCAAAAGTTGTCATGTGTATATACAAAAAGCTGGTTGTTTCATGCAAAGAGCACAT GCCACTTTTTGCAAATAGTCTGCTCAGCATCTTACAAACTCTTCTAGATCAGTCGCGGGAGAATGACATGCTAATTGTCGGATGTGAATCACTATTTGATTTTGTAAATAATCAG AAAGACGGTACTTACATGTTTCATTTAGATGGTTTTATTCCCAAATTGTGTCAATTGGCACAACAAATAGGAGAGGAAGACGGTGCTATTCATCTCCGCACAGTTGGCCTGAAATCACTTTCTGCAATG GTTTGGTTCATGGGTGAATATTCCCATGTTTCAGCGGAGTTTGACAAT ATCGTTTCAGTAGTCTTGGAAAATTATCCGAGGCCAAGAAAGGAAACTCAAGACGCAAACCAGAACAG GGAGGATGCAGAAAACCCAGCATTTTGGTCACGGGTTTGCCTGCATAACATGGCGAAACTAGGTAAGGAGGCTACGACCACAAGGCGAGTTTTGGAATCTTTATTCCGCTATTTTGATGACGATAATTTATGGCCTACTGAAAGTGGAATCGCTGTACCTATTCTGAAGGACATGCAGTATACAATGGATGCTTCAG GAGAGAATCCACACCTTCTGCTGTCAATATTAGTCAAGCACCTAGATCACAAAAATGTTCTTAAACAACCTGAAATGCAGCTTGACATTGTTCAGGTGGTCACTTCGCTTGCTCAAACGACAAAGATACATCATTCGATGGCTCTAGTCATTGCAATAACTGATATCATGAGGCACTTACGGAAAAGTATACATCATACTCTTGATGACGCAAAGATGGGAGCCGAGTTAATAAAGTGGAACCGACTTTTCCAGGAATCAGTGGATGAGTGCCTTGTGGAGTTATCAAATAAG GTTGGAGATGCAGGTCCTATTCTTGATGTGATGGCAGTATTGTTAGAGAACATCACAAGTATCCAAGTGGTAGCAAGAACTACTATTGCTGCTGTTTACCGTGCTTCTCAAATCATAGCTTCTATGCCAAATTTGTCGTACCAAAACAAG GCATTCCCCGAGGCTTTATTTCATCAGTTACTCCCTGCTATGGTCCACCCTGATCATGAAACGCGCGTTGGAGCTCACCGAATCTTTTCTGTTGTCCTTGTTCCATCTTCTGTTTCCCCTCAGAAGGTATCGGAGGAAACCCGCCTAAGGAAAGCAGCAGATTTTTCAAGAGCACTCTCTAGAACTGTTTCTGTCTTCTCTTCTTCAGCTGCTCTTTTCGGAAAGCTGAGAGATCAGAGGTCTTCTTCACTCGAGAATGGTAATCTTGAAATGGAACAGAAAGGTAACAGTGGTGGGATGCTGAACAGAATAAAGTCAACGTATAGCGTGAGAGGCTCTCCTGCATCTGTTGAAGAGTCTACAAACAAACCAAGTAGCGAAGTG GGTCCTATTTCTCTGAGACTCAGCAGCCACCAAATCGTACTCCTTCTCTCCTCGCTATGGGTACAATCCATTTCTCCTGAAAATATGCCTGAGAATTATGAAGCCATTGCTCACACATTTAGTCTCGTCTTACTATTTTCTAGAGCAAAG AACTCGTACCGTGAAGCTCTAGTGCAAAGTTTTCAGCTTGCCTTTTCACTGAGAAATGTTGCACTCGTTGAAAGAG GATCACTACCACCATCACGTAAAAGATCTCTCTTTGTGTTGGCGACATCTATGGTTGTTTTCTCATCAAAAGCATATAATATACCTTCTCTCATTCCCCTTGTCAAGGCTACACTTTCAGATAAAACG GTTGATCCATTTTTGCATTTGGTTGACGATAGCAAACTACAAGCTTCTGATTCAAGTTCCGTTCCCGGAAAAGTTACATACGGATCCAAGGAAGATGATAGTTCTGCGCAGAAACGTCTGTCGGAGATAAATATCACAGACGAACAGTCAACGGGATCCATGATTTCCTTAATCCTAAAGAGCTTACCTAATCTATCAGAT CTTGAAATGTCAGCTACAAGGGAGGAGTTGCTTAAGAAATTTTCACCAGATGATTCGGATTCCTTGGGGACTCAGTTTTTCACCGATGCTCAACAGAGAGCTCAGCAGTCTAATTCAGTTGAT CTGTCCTCAATATTTGACGATAATGGTCCAGATTTATTTCAAAGCGGTTCCGAACAGAAAGAACAATCAGCCGTCGATATTCCCAATTTGTTGAGTGTCAATCAACTTTTAGAATCT GTTTTGGAGACGGCACAACAAGTAGGGAGAATCTCCGTGAGTGCGGAACCTGAATTTTCGTACAAAGAAATGGCTCATCATTGTGAGACACTTATGACGGGAAAACAACAAAAGATGTACAATTTGATGAATAGCCAACATAGACGAGATAATGCACTGATCGAAATATCAGAGAATTCCAGTGTACAAGACAAAGAAAGCACTTCTGATAACCAGATCGACAATCAG GTTAAAAACCAACTCGCAGATCAGAAAGTAGCGAATGTTTCTGATAAACCAACACAAGGAACAGTTCCTCGGCATAATGGAGCAGAACTTCAAAGTAATCCGGAATCCTTCAGGTTACCGGTATCAAGTCcatatgacaattttttgaaaGCTGCCAGATGGTAG
- the LOC107870060 gene encoding protein SEMI-ROLLED LEAF 2 isoform X1 produces MNGVSGVMSRQVLPACGSLCFFCPAMRTRSRQPVKRYKKLISDIFPRSQEEEPNDRKIGKLCEYAVKNPFRIPKITKSLEERCYKELRYENFRSAKVVMCIYKKLVVSCKEHMPLFANSLLSILQTLLDQSRENDMLIVGCESLFDFVNNQKDGTYMFHLDGFIPKLCQLAQQIGEEDGAIHLRTVGLKSLSAMVWFMGEYSHVSAEFDNIVSVVLENYPRPRKETQDANQNRWVEEVRKVEGHISPSPEVIAKVPSWRIIVNEKGELNISKEDAENPAFWSRVCLHNMAKLGKEATTTRRVLESLFRYFDDDNLWPTESGIAVPILKDMQYTMDASGENPHLLLSILVKHLDHKNVLKQPEMQLDIVQVVTSLAQTTKIHHSMALVIAITDIMRHLRKSIHHTLDDAKMGAELIKWNRLFQESVDECLVELSNKVGDAGPILDVMAVLLENITSIQVVARTTIAAVYRASQIIASMPNLSYQNKAFPEALFHQLLPAMVHPDHETRVGAHRIFSVVLVPSSVSPQKVSEETRLRKAADFSRALSRTVSVFSSSAALFGKLRDQRSSSLENGNLEMEQKGNSGGMLNRIKSTYSVRGSPASVEESTNKPSSEVGPISLRLSSHQIVLLLSSLWVQSISPENMPENYEAIAHTFSLVLLFSRAKNSYREALVQSFQLAFSLRNVALVERGSLPPSRKRSLFVLATSMVVFSSKAYNIPSLIPLVKATLSDKTVDPFLHLVDDSKLQASDSSSVPGKVTYGSKEDDSSAQKRLSEINITDEQSTGSMISLILKSLPNLSDLEMSATREELLKKFSPDDSDSLGTQFFTDAQQRAQQSNSVDLSSIFDDNGPDLFQSGSEQKEQSAVDIPNLLSVNQLLESVLETAQQVGRISVSAEPEFSYKEMAHHCETLMTGKQQKMYNLMNSQHRRDNALIEISENSSVQDKESTSDNQIDNQVKNQLADQKVANVSDKPTQGTVPRHNGAELQSNPESFRLPVSSPYDNFLKAARW; encoded by the exons ATGAACGGAGTCTCAGGTGTGATGTCAAGGCAAGTATTGCCTGCATGTGGAAGCCTTTGTTTCTTCTGCCCTGCGATGCGGACAAGATCAAGGCAGCCTGTTAAGAGGTATAAGAAGTTGATCTCGGACATTTTTCCTCGGTCCCAG GAAGAAgaaccaaatgatagaaaaattggTAAACTTTGTGAATATGCTGTAAAAAATCCTTTTCGAATTCCCAAG ATAACAAAGTCACTTGAGGAGAGGTGTTATAAGGAATTGAGATACGAGAATTTTCGATCAGCAAAAGTTGTCATGTGTATATACAAAAAGCTGGTTGTTTCATGCAAAGAGCACAT GCCACTTTTTGCAAATAGTCTGCTCAGCATCTTACAAACTCTTCTAGATCAGTCGCGGGAGAATGACATGCTAATTGTCGGATGTGAATCACTATTTGATTTTGTAAATAATCAG AAAGACGGTACTTACATGTTTCATTTAGATGGTTTTATTCCCAAATTGTGTCAATTGGCACAACAAATAGGAGAGGAAGACGGTGCTATTCATCTCCGCACAGTTGGCCTGAAATCACTTTCTGCAATG GTTTGGTTCATGGGTGAATATTCCCATGTTTCAGCGGAGTTTGACAAT ATCGTTTCAGTAGTCTTGGAAAATTATCCGAGGCCAAGAAAGGAAACTCAAGACGCAAACCAGAACAGGTGGGTGGAAGAAGTGCGCAAAGTTGAGGGCCACATTTCTCCTTCCCCAGAAGTCATCGCGAAGGTTCCCTCGTGGAGAATCATTGTGAATGAGAAAGGGGAACTAAATATTTCAAA GGAGGATGCAGAAAACCCAGCATTTTGGTCACGGGTTTGCCTGCATAACATGGCGAAACTAGGTAAGGAGGCTACGACCACAAGGCGAGTTTTGGAATCTTTATTCCGCTATTTTGATGACGATAATTTATGGCCTACTGAAAGTGGAATCGCTGTACCTATTCTGAAGGACATGCAGTATACAATGGATGCTTCAG GAGAGAATCCACACCTTCTGCTGTCAATATTAGTCAAGCACCTAGATCACAAAAATGTTCTTAAACAACCTGAAATGCAGCTTGACATTGTTCAGGTGGTCACTTCGCTTGCTCAAACGACAAAGATACATCATTCGATGGCTCTAGTCATTGCAATAACTGATATCATGAGGCACTTACGGAAAAGTATACATCATACTCTTGATGACGCAAAGATGGGAGCCGAGTTAATAAAGTGGAACCGACTTTTCCAGGAATCAGTGGATGAGTGCCTTGTGGAGTTATCAAATAAG GTTGGAGATGCAGGTCCTATTCTTGATGTGATGGCAGTATTGTTAGAGAACATCACAAGTATCCAAGTGGTAGCAAGAACTACTATTGCTGCTGTTTACCGTGCTTCTCAAATCATAGCTTCTATGCCAAATTTGTCGTACCAAAACAAG GCATTCCCCGAGGCTTTATTTCATCAGTTACTCCCTGCTATGGTCCACCCTGATCATGAAACGCGCGTTGGAGCTCACCGAATCTTTTCTGTTGTCCTTGTTCCATCTTCTGTTTCCCCTCAGAAGGTATCGGAGGAAACCCGCCTAAGGAAAGCAGCAGATTTTTCAAGAGCACTCTCTAGAACTGTTTCTGTCTTCTCTTCTTCAGCTGCTCTTTTCGGAAAGCTGAGAGATCAGAGGTCTTCTTCACTCGAGAATGGTAATCTTGAAATGGAACAGAAAGGTAACAGTGGTGGGATGCTGAACAGAATAAAGTCAACGTATAGCGTGAGAGGCTCTCCTGCATCTGTTGAAGAGTCTACAAACAAACCAAGTAGCGAAGTG GGTCCTATTTCTCTGAGACTCAGCAGCCACCAAATCGTACTCCTTCTCTCCTCGCTATGGGTACAATCCATTTCTCCTGAAAATATGCCTGAGAATTATGAAGCCATTGCTCACACATTTAGTCTCGTCTTACTATTTTCTAGAGCAAAG AACTCGTACCGTGAAGCTCTAGTGCAAAGTTTTCAGCTTGCCTTTTCACTGAGAAATGTTGCACTCGTTGAAAGAG GATCACTACCACCATCACGTAAAAGATCTCTCTTTGTGTTGGCGACATCTATGGTTGTTTTCTCATCAAAAGCATATAATATACCTTCTCTCATTCCCCTTGTCAAGGCTACACTTTCAGATAAAACG GTTGATCCATTTTTGCATTTGGTTGACGATAGCAAACTACAAGCTTCTGATTCAAGTTCCGTTCCCGGAAAAGTTACATACGGATCCAAGGAAGATGATAGTTCTGCGCAGAAACGTCTGTCGGAGATAAATATCACAGACGAACAGTCAACGGGATCCATGATTTCCTTAATCCTAAAGAGCTTACCTAATCTATCAGAT CTTGAAATGTCAGCTACAAGGGAGGAGTTGCTTAAGAAATTTTCACCAGATGATTCGGATTCCTTGGGGACTCAGTTTTTCACCGATGCTCAACAGAGAGCTCAGCAGTCTAATTCAGTTGAT CTGTCCTCAATATTTGACGATAATGGTCCAGATTTATTTCAAAGCGGTTCCGAACAGAAAGAACAATCAGCCGTCGATATTCCCAATTTGTTGAGTGTCAATCAACTTTTAGAATCT GTTTTGGAGACGGCACAACAAGTAGGGAGAATCTCCGTGAGTGCGGAACCTGAATTTTCGTACAAAGAAATGGCTCATCATTGTGAGACACTTATGACGGGAAAACAACAAAAGATGTACAATTTGATGAATAGCCAACATAGACGAGATAATGCACTGATCGAAATATCAGAGAATTCCAGTGTACAAGACAAAGAAAGCACTTCTGATAACCAGATCGACAATCAG GTTAAAAACCAACTCGCAGATCAGAAAGTAGCGAATGTTTCTGATAAACCAACACAAGGAACAGTTCCTCGGCATAATGGAGCAGAACTTCAAAGTAATCCGGAATCCTTCAGGTTACCGGTATCAAGTCcatatgacaattttttgaaaGCTGCCAGATGGTAG
- the LOC107870062 gene encoding uncharacterized protein LOC107870062, translating into MATKYIIGSCVASFAVAYVCDTVISDGKLFGGTTPSTVTNTEWWKETDKKFQAWPRTAGPPVVMNPISRQNYIVKS; encoded by the exons ATGGCTACCAAGTACATTATTGGCTCTTGCGTGGCTTCTTTTGCTGTTGCATATGTTTGCGACACTGTTATTTCTGACGGGAAACTGTTTGGAG GTACTACTCCAAGCACCGTTACCAACACTGAATGGTGGAAAGAAACCGACAAGAAATTCCAGGCGTGGCCTCGCACTGCTGGACCCCCAGTCGTCATGAACCCCATCAGCCGACAGAATTACATCGTTAAGTCTTGA